The nucleotide sequence CGGCGCGGCAGCGGTCCCCGTGCAGGGGGGGGCCGACCGCGTCCGAGCTGGCTGCCACGTGCGGGGGGTGGGGCAACTGGATCAGTGTGTGGCGGATCCCTCCCTCGCTGCGGGCCGGGGTGCGCGGGCAGGTTCGGCTTGGCCGCTCGGTCCGGGATGACTCGGCGTCCAATCGGCTGTGGAACGAAAGGCCCCGCTGCGATGCTCCGCGGCGGGGCCTTCGTCGACCGGAACCTCCCAGGCCTCAGGAGTGAACGAGGGCGCGGGCGTAGGCGAGGGCCCCGTGCACCGCGTCGGCCTGGGGGGGGCGCACCCGGCAGGTGTGGCCGGTGTCGCCCAGGTGGCCCGACACCAGCGAGGCGAACAGCTCATTCTGCAGCACGCCGCCGTGAAAGACGACCGGCACTTCGCCCGGCCAGGGCGCCAGGCGCGAGGCGAGCGCGCCCACGTGGCCGGCCAGCTCCGCCGCCTGCGCCCGCACCACCCGCATCGACACGGCATCGCCCAGGGCCGCGGCCTCCAGCACCTCGCGGGCGAGCGCCGCCACGTCAGCCTTTTCCACGCGCCCCGCCCAGGGCGGAATCTCGCGCGCGTGCTCCAACCCCAGCGTGTCGAGAAAGCGGGCCAGCAGCGGGGTAGGCGGCTCGCGCCCATCCACCGACCGCAGCGCCGCCTTCAGCCCCTCGCGCCCCAGGGCGTATCCGCTCCCCTCGTCGCCCACGATCATCCCCCACCCGCCGCAGCGCTCCATCCGCCCGTCCCCGGCGCGGCCGTACGCCACCGAACCCGTCCCGGCGATCAGCAGGATTCCCGCGCCGCCGCCGAAGGCGCCCTCCAGCGCGATCTCGCCGTCGGACGCCACGCGCACCCGCCCGGCGACGCCCAGCTCGGCCAGCGCCTCCTCGACGGCGACCCGCTCGGCCTCGTTCCCCACGCCCGCCAGCCCGGCGCACAGGGCGTCGGGGACGCGGCCCGGGCCCAGGCCGCCGACCGCCTCGCGCACCAGGCCGGCGATGACCTCGGCGCTGCGCTCGGGGTGGCGGGGATCCACCAGCCCCGCCGGCCCCTCGGCGCGGGCCAGCTCGCGGCCGTCGGCATCGGCCAGGACCAGGGTAGTGCGGGTGCCGCCGCCGTCCACGCCGGCGAAGAAGGTTTCGTCCATCCGTCAGCCGGTGGCCTGGCCAAGATCCAGCTGCGCCGCCGGGGCCGGGTGGCCGCCGGTGCCCGGAACCCCGTGGCGCGGCGCCCGGTCCGCCGTCCGCCGCATGGAGGGCGGGGCGCCCAGCGCGCTGGTGGAGATGGTCTCGATCTCCACGGGCTTTCCGTTCCTGCGGATGACGTACGCCTCCATGGCGTAGTACTCGGGGAGGCCCAGGCTGTCGACCATGCGCGCGGTAGAGGTGTTGCGCTCCTCCACGCGCTGCCAGAACTCGCGGTCGTCCTGGCCCGGGAACGGGGCGCGGTCCTTCTGGCTCTGGTGCTTGAAGATGGCCAGGATCTTGTGGCGGAGCTCGTCTTCGGAAAGCGGCACCAGCACGTCGGCCTCGCTGACGGGCCACTCCTGCCAGGCCCCGCGGTAGTACCACACCTCGGGCGCCTCTCCGGAGTACTGCTCCAGCGCGCGCTCCACCGCCTCCAGGCACATGCGGTGGGTGCCGTGCGGGTCCGACAGGTCGCCCGCCACGAAGATCAGCTCCGGCTGGTTCTCTTCCAGCAGCTGCAGCGTGATCGCCACGTCCCGCGGGCCGATGGCATCCTTGCGCACCTTGCCCGTCTGGTAGAAGGGCAGGTTCAGGAAGCAGGCCTGGTCGCGGCGCATGCCGAAGGTCTCGATCCCCGACACCGCCTCGGCCTCGCGGATGCGCTGCTTGATCTTCAGCACCTCGTCGATGTCCACCTGCCCGGGGTGCTTGCTGTCCAGGAAGTTCTCGATGCGCTCCGTCAGCGCCTCGATGCCGCCGTCGCCCAGGGCGAAGTCGCCGCCGAAGCGCCGCAGGAAGTCCATGTAGCGCCGCACCTCGTGGTCGAAGACGGCGATGTTCCCCGAGGTCTGGTAGGCGACGATGATCTCGTTTTCGTTGTGGTGCAGCTTGTTGAGGATGCCGCCCATGGAGATGACGTCGTCGTCGGGGTGCGGGCTGAAGACGATGATGCGCTTGCCCTGCGGCAGCTTGCTCTTGCCGCGCACCTTGGAGATCAGCGCGTTGAACACCTCGCCGTTCAGCGGCCCAGCGGTGCGGTAGCGCGCCAGCAGCGACGACAGGTGGTGCTCGCGGTAGTCGTCGTTGTCGAGCTTCAGGATGCTCTTGCCGGTGGCCTGGCTCAGCCAGATGACGGCGCGGATCTCGAGCTCCCGGTCCCACCGCACCTCGCCCACCACCCACGGCGTCTTGACGCGCGTGAGCTCGGCCGCGGCGGCCGGGTCCAGGTAGAAGGTGGCGTTGCGGTGGTTCTGCAGGTAGGTGGCGGCGATGTCGGGGTCGGGCTCGCCCTCTACCGCGCGCTGGATGATGGTGGCCTTGTGCTCGCCCGTGGCGATCAGGGCGACCTCGCGCGCCTCGAGGATGGAGGCCACGCCCATGGTGATGGCCTCGGTGGGCACGTTGTCCTCGCCGAAGAAGTCGGCGGCGGCGTCGCGGCGGGTGACGGTGTCCAGCGCGATCAGCCGGGTGCGCGACTCCACGCCGGACCCGGGCTCGTTGAAGCCGATGTGCCCCGTCTTGCCGATGCCCAGCAGCTGGAAGTCGATGCCGCCCAGCTCGGCGATGGCCCGCTCGTAGGCGCGGCAGTGCTCCTCGACCTGGTCGCGGGGGAGCGAGCCGCGCGGGATGTTGACGTTCTCGCGCGGGATGTTGATGTGCTCGAACAGGTTTTCCCACATGTACCGGTGATAGCTGTGGATGCTGTCCGGCTCCATCGGGTAGTACTCGTCGAGGTTGAAGCTGACGACGTTCGAAAAGTCCAGCCCCTCGTCGCGGTGCATGCGGATCAGCTCGCGGTAGATGCCGATGGGCGTGCTGCCCGTGGCGAGCCCCAGGACGGCGGGCCTGCCTTCGGCGTTCTTCGCGCGGATGACCTGGGCGATGCGGGTGGCGAGGGTGGATGCGATCTGGTCGTGTTCCAGAATGCGAACGGGGACGCGCTCGCGGGACTGCGCCATGCGGCCTCGTGGTTCAGCGGTTCTCGGGTTGTGTATGGCCGGAGCCTGCCCGGGGCTGCACGGAGCGTGCCCCCCGGGGCACGCTCAACCCCGCATGGATGGGCACTGGAGCGTGCTCCGGCCTGGAGTTGGGGAAAGTAGCACGTGGCGGGGAGAATGGCACGTAGGTTCCCGCTCCCCCCGGCCCCCTCCCCCGCAAACTGCGCGGGAGAGGGGGAGAAAGGGGGAGATAAGATCGTGACTCAGGGCTTTTCGACGGAGTGCCGGTCGCGCCTTGGGAGCCCCCTCCCCCCCGACCCCCCGTCCCCCGCTTCGCAGGGGAGGGGGGAGAACTGCTTGTTACGTGGCGGCAGCCTGGATGCGCGCCAGCACGCCCGCGAGGTCGTTCATGACTTCTTCGTTGCGGAACCGGATCACGCGAACGCCGACCGTGGCTAACGCTTCGGTGCGCGCTTGGTCTCGCTCCCGCTGCTGCTCATGTATCCCGCCGTCCAGTTCAACGCAGAGCCGTACGCGGGGACAGTAGAAATCCAGGATGAACGGCCCGACCGGGTGCTGCCGGCGGAAGCGCAATCCGGCGAGCTGATCCTTCCGGATCGCGCTCCAGAGCCGGTCCTCGGCCGGGGTCAACGCGCTCCGGAGCTCCCTAGCCGCAGCCTGAACCTGCACCGGAGCACGCCACCGTCTCGGACTCCGCATCTCTGCACCGGGGAAAAGGAAACGCGACATACCCGTCGACCAAGCGACACGGCTCCCCCTCCCCTGCGCAGCGGGGGACGGGGGCTGGGGGGAGGGGGCTCCCGCCGCATGCGCCGATCTCTTTCGAACCGCCCCAACCCTCTTGCTTACCCTCCGAAGCGCCAGAGTATGTGTCGCCCCGCCCCGTCTGTCCAGCTTTGTCTTTTCACGTCACGGCTGGGCTGACACCATCCCCACCGCCGTCACGGGGCAGGCGCAGGCGTGGCCCGGCGCGCCTCCCAGTCCACCAGCGGGGCATCGGTGATGGCCGACTGCACCGCATCCGCCACCGTGCGGCGCAGCGGCGTCTGCTTTTGGTTCTGGCTCGTGGGGTTCACCCGCGTGGTCAGCAGGATCACGAACAGCCCGCGCTCGGGATCCACCCACATCGACGTTCCCGTGTACCCCGTGTGCCCAAAGCTGCGGGCCGAAAAGAACCGCCCCGCGCTGGACTGCCCCGCCGGCGTGTCCCACCCGATCGCACGGCTGGCGCCGGGGCCCTGCGGCGCCGTCCACCTCGCGATCGTCTGCGGCTTCAACAGGCGCACGCCCCCGTACTCTCCGCCGTTCAGCAGCATCTGCGCGAACACCGCCAGGTCCCGCACGCTCCCGAACAATCCCGCGTGCCCCGCCACGCCCCCCATGGCCCACGCGTTGGGATCGTGCACCTCGCCCCAGATCAGCCCGCCGCGCGCGCTGTCGCGCTCCGTGGCGGCAATGCGGTCGCGCGGCACCCGCGGCAAAAAGCCCGTCTCGCGCATCCCCAGCGGCGCGAAGACGCGCTCTCGGACGAAGGCATCCAGCGGCTGGCCGGTGATGCGCTCCATCACCAATTGAAGGAGGATCAGGTCCCAGTCGCTGTACACGGTCTGCGCGCCGGGCGCGGACTTCAGCGGGCGAAGGTTGATCTGCTCCAGGTACTGCTCGCGCCCGCGAAACTGCCGGTACAGCGGCGCGAACGCCTCCAGCCCGCCGCGGTGGGTCAGCAGGTGTCGGATGGTGATGCCCGCCTTGGCCGTGTCGGACAATTCCGGCAGGTAGCTGGCGACCGTGCGGTCCAGGTCCAGCAGCCCCTGCTCTTCCAGGATCATCGCCGCCGTCGTGCTCGCCACCACCTTGGTGATGGACGCCAGGTCGAAGAGCGTGCTGTCCGTCACCGCCGCCGACCCGGGGGCCCAGTCCACCGCCCCGTATCCCGCCTGGTGCACCAGCCGCCCGTGCCGGCCCACGGCGATCGCCACGGCCGGCGCGACGGTGTCCACGATCGATTTGCGGGCGAGCCAGTCGAGCGTGGCGGGAAGGGTCCGGTCCAGCCCCGCGGCGTCCGGCGCGGCGGGGGTCAGCACCGTCACCGCCGGCATCCGCGGCGCGGGGGACGGGGCGACCGTGGGGCTGGGCGTGCACGCGGCGGCGCCCGCCAGCGCGGCCAAGGTCAGCAAGCGAACGATCATGGGCGAGTTCGGGGTGTGGGTGGAGCGCGCAATCTTGAATGGAAGATCGGCGGCGTCAAACCCGCGCGGCGCCTGCGTTCGTTCAAGATCGCGGCGCTTGCGCGTTCAATGAACGAGGGCGGAGAACGGCGGGATGTTTAGTGAACGTGGCAGAACGGGCCCCGTGCTCCTTCCAACCGGCGACGCTGGCGTCCAAGACGTTGTCAGACGCGGACTTGCGAAAACGTGTAGATGAATGAGGCGCGGGGAACGGCACGTGCCCCCACGCTCCCTGGAAGCCGGTGCGACTCACCCCAACCCCGCCCGCCGATGACGATTGATCGAAAACACCTGGTGCTGCCCCTGCTCCTGGCCCTGGCCGCGTGCGGCGCCGGCGAGAGTGAGTCCGCCGCCCGGACCGAGAGCGTCGACCTCGTCAGCCTCGAGGAGGCTCCGCCCGCGCAGGACGCCGCGTCGTCCGCCGATGTCGCGCTCAGCCGCGGCGTGGAGAGCGGAGCGCCGCAGGTCGCCCGCGTCCGCGGGAACGGCGAGCAGGTGGCCGAGGTCCAGGTGCTGACCGACCCCGCCGTCACCACCACGACCACCGGCACACGGGTCACCGACGCCAGCCTCCCCGTGGCGCCGGGCTCCGTGTCGCTGGACCCCATGATCATCCGCACGGGCACGGCCAACGTGCAGGTAGACTCGCTGGACCGCGGCATTGCGCAGGTGCGCGCGCTGGCGGCACGGGTGGGGGGCATCATCGGCAACACCAGCATCCGCGGGGGCACGGACCAGGAGCGGCACGCCAGCATCGAGCTGCGCGTGCCCAGCCAGAACTTCGACGCGGCGCTCACCGGGCTGAACCCGATCGGCAAGGTGCAGAACGTGAACGTCACGGCGCAGGACGTGGGCGAGGAGTACGCCGACGTCACCGCGCGCGTGGCGAACGCGCGCCGGCTCGAGTCGCGGCTGCTGGACCTGCTGGACCGGCGCACGGGGCGGCTGGAGGAGATCCTGAACCTGGAGCGCGAGGTCGCCCGCGTCCGGGAAGAGATCGAGCGCTACGAGGGACGCCTTCGCTACCTGCGCACCCGCGCCTCCATCAGCACCCTCACCATCACCCTTCACGAGCCCAACGCTGTGATCGGAACGCCACGCGGCGAGCGGCCCATCCGCGACGCGTTCGGGATCGCCTGGCGCAACTTCGTGGGGCTGATCGCCGGGCTCATCGCCGCGACGGGGCTGCTGATTCCCCTCGCCATTGTACTCTACGGCGCCTGGCGGGCATGGCGCTCGTTCCGCCGCCGCGAGGCCGAGCGCGACGCCATCTACCGCGAGAACATCCGCCGCGCACGGGCGAGCGCGCCCGACGAACCCGCGCCCCTTCCCTGAACGTCGCGAGCCCCCGGCGCAGCTTCCGCCGGGGGCTCGGCACATTGGTATCCGCCATCGCGCCGCGTCCGGCAGGCGATTAGTATCGTCCGCGGTCGAAGGAGGGTGTCAGGCGCAAGGGGGACGGATGGCGAAGCTGAAGCTGGGCGTGGTGGACCAGTCGCCGGTGCGGACGGGCGGAACGGCGGCGGACGCCGTGCGCGAGACGCTGGAGCTGGCGCGGATCACCGAGCGGCTGGGGTACGGGCGGTACTGGCTGGCCGAGCACCACAGCACCAACTCGTTCGCGGGCTCGTCGCCCGCGGTGCTGATCGCGCGGGTGGCTGCCGAAACCCGCACCATGCGCGTGGGATCGGGCGGGGTGATGCTTTCGCACTACTCACCGCTGCAGGTGGCGGAAAACTTCCGCATGCTCGAAGCGCTGTACCCCGGCCGCATCGACCTGGGGGTGGGCCGCGCGCCCGGCGGCGACGCGCGCGCCACCCTGGCGCTCGCGTACGGCCGCGGCCGGCTGGGCGCCGAGCACTTTCCCGGGCAGGTGCAGGACCTCATCGGCTGGGCAGCGGACGGCTTCGACGATCAGCACCCCTGGCGCCGCGTACGCGCCATGCCGCGGGCTACCACCGTCCCGGAATTCTGGCTGCTGGGCTCCGGCGGCAGCAGCGCCCTGTACGCGGCCGAGAACGGCTGCGGCTACTCGTTCGCGCAGTTCATCAGCGGGCAGGACGGCGCGTCGCTCGTCCGCCAGTACCAGGACGCCTTCCGCCCCTCGCCCTGGCGCGCGGCCCCGGAGGCCAGCGTGGCACTGGGCGTGATCTGCGCGGAAACGGAGGGAGAGGCCCACCGGCTGGCGAGCAGCCTGGAGCTGTGGAACCGCCGCATCATGCGGGGAATGGACCGCGGGATCCCTTCGCCGGACGAGGCGATGGCGGAGCTGGGCCCGGGCTGGAGGCCGCCGCCGCTGGGACAGGACGGCGCCCGCATGATTGCCGGAACGCCCGCCCAGGTGCGCGACGAACTCCACCGCGTGGCCGCCCGCTACGCCGCCGACGAGCTGATGATCGTCACGGTCACGCACGAGTGGCGGGCCCGGGCAAGGTCGTACGAACTCGTGGCGGAAGCGATGAAGGAGTGACGAAGTGGAGAAAGTAGAAGAAGCCCCGCCCCGGTCGGCTGACCGGGGCGGGGCTTTCTTCCAACGGCGGTCCGAGGACGTCAGCGCGTGCGGACGACGGTGACGTAGATCTTGGACGGCAGCGGATTGGTGCCGCTCAGGCCACGGACGGTGCCCACCGTGGCCGGCGGAATGGTGAAGCGGAGGAAGGCCGCGCCCCCGCTCGCCAGCTGCGTGCTGAAGCCGTCGGTCAGCGGCTTCGTCACCAGCGGGAACGGGGTGAAGGATCGATACCGCCAGCTGGGCTGCTGGAACCGCGCCTCCGTGGCCACGAAGTCGTCGGTGTACACCGACGTCACCCAATCGCGGATCCACTCGCGCGGGTCGCTCCCCAGCGCCTGCTGCAGGTTGGCCAGCCCGATCACGTCGGTGTCCACCAGGTCGCGCCACAGCGCCACGTCGTCACCCACCCGGCGGTCGGCCGCGTACCGCAGGAACGCCCACGAGGCGCCGCGCGTGGGCAGATCGTTGGCCCCGGCCTCGGTGCTGTCGTAGGGCGACTCGTTGCTCGGCTCCTGCAGGTAGCGCTGGTACCGGCGCATGTTCTGGTCCATGTACGCCAGGTACGCGTTCATCGCCCGCGAGGTGGCCTGCACCTGGGCACGGCTCAGGTTGGCGCGCGGGGTCGTGCCCGACGCCCGGTAGAACAGCACCTCCTCGGCGATGTGGCTGAGCCCCTCGTTCAGCCACGTCTCCTCGTTCCAGCTGGTGGTCTCGGTGATGTACAGCCGGCGCGACGCGTTGATCAGGTGCTGGAACTCGTGCGCAATGGTTCCCAGCGACGACTGCAGGATCAGCTCGCGCGAAAAGGCGGTGCCCCCGATGCTGCCGTTGGGGTCGGGCACCAGCATGTAGAAGATCTCGGCGTAGTTCGTCGTGGCGCAGGCAGCCAGCCCGTCGCGGTCGCGCGTGGGGAACAGGTCGCGCGGGTGAAAGTACCCGCCCACGTACGAGTTGGTGCCGGGCGTCGTGAGCTGGTTCACCGCCTTGGTGTACAGGATGATGGCCTTGCCGTTGTCGTCCACGTCCTCGGGCGTGCCGAACGCGTTGGTCACGGCCGGATACACCAGCGTATCGAACCCGGCGGCGAACGACTGGTATTCGGCGTCGGTCAGCCCATTGGCCGGGTTGGCCACGTCGGCCAGCACGATGCTGCGCTCGCCGATCGCCACCACGCGGGCCGTCACGTTCTTGGGGTTCTTGCAGGACTCGAGCGCCGTGTTCACCGTCACCTGGTCGCCCAGCGAGGGCGAACGAAGGCTCAGGGTGAGGCTGGGCCCGGTGGCCCCGTCGCGCGGCCCGCGCCGGGGCGACATCGAAAGCGCCGCGTCGCGGTAGCGGCCCAGCGCCCCGGCCGACTGCTCGCGCAGCCGGGCGTGGAAGCCGTCATCCTCCCTCAGCCCGCCGACCAGCGCCGGCGAGGGCGCCAG is from Longimicrobium sp. and encodes:
- a CDS encoding BadF/BadG/BcrA/BcrD ATPase family protein, with product MDETFFAGVDGGGTRTTLVLADADGRELARAEGPAGLVDPRHPERSAEVIAGLVREAVGGLGPGRVPDALCAGLAGVGNEAERVAVEEALAELGVAGRVRVASDGEIALEGAFGGGAGILLIAGTGSVAYGRAGDGRMERCGGWGMIVGDEGSGYALGREGLKAALRSVDGREPPTPLLARFLDTLGLEHAREIPPWAGRVEKADVAALAREVLEAAALGDAVSMRVVRAQAAELAGHVGALASRLAPWPGEVPVVFHGGVLQNELFASLVSGHLGDTGHTCRVRPPQADAVHGALAYARALVHS
- the nagB gene encoding glucosamine-6-phosphate deaminase, with translation MAQSRERVPVRILEHDQIASTLATRIAQVIRAKNAEGRPAVLGLATGSTPIGIYRELIRMHRDEGLDFSNVVSFNLDEYYPMEPDSIHSYHRYMWENLFEHINIPRENVNIPRGSLPRDQVEEHCRAYERAIAELGGIDFQLLGIGKTGHIGFNEPGSGVESRTRLIALDTVTRRDAAADFFGEDNVPTEAITMGVASILEAREVALIATGEHKATIIQRAVEGEPDPDIAATYLQNHRNATFYLDPAAAAELTRVKTPWVVGEVRWDRELEIRAVIWLSQATGKSILKLDNDDYREHHLSSLLARYRTAGPLNGEVFNALISKVRGKSKLPQGKRIIVFSPHPDDDVISMGGILNKLHHNENEIIVAYQTSGNIAVFDHEVRRYMDFLRRFGGDFALGDGGIEALTERIENFLDSKHPGQVDIDEVLKIKQRIREAEAVSGIETFGMRRDQACFLNLPFYQTGKVRKDAIGPRDVAITLQLLEENQPELIFVAGDLSDPHGTHRMCLEAVERALEQYSGEAPEVWYYRGAWQEWPVSEADVLVPLSEDELRHKILAIFKHQSQKDRAPFPGQDDREFWQRVEERNTSTARMVDSLGLPEYYAMEAYVIRRNGKPVEIETISTSALGAPPSMRRTADRAPRHGVPGTGGHPAPAAQLDLGQATG
- a CDS encoding endonuclease domain-containing protein, whose protein sequence is MSRFLFPGAEMRSPRRWRAPVQVQAAARELRSALTPAEDRLWSAIRKDQLAGLRFRRQHPVGPFILDFYCPRVRLCVELDGGIHEQQRERDQARTEALATVGVRVIRFRNEEVMNDLAGVLARIQAAAT
- a CDS encoding serine hydrolase domain-containing protein gives rise to the protein MIVRLLTLAALAGAAACTPSPTVAPSPAPRMPAVTVLTPAAPDAAGLDRTLPATLDWLARKSIVDTVAPAVAIAVGRHGRLVHQAGYGAVDWAPGSAAVTDSTLFDLASITKVVASTTAAMILEEQGLLDLDRTVASYLPELSDTAKAGITIRHLLTHRGGLEAFAPLYRQFRGREQYLEQINLRPLKSAPGAQTVYSDWDLILLQLVMERITGQPLDAFVRERVFAPLGMRETGFLPRVPRDRIAATERDSARGGLIWGEVHDPNAWAMGGVAGHAGLFGSVRDLAVFAQMLLNGGEYGGVRLLKPQTIARWTAPQGPGASRAIGWDTPAGQSSAGRFFSARSFGHTGYTGTSMWVDPERGLFVILLTTRVNPTSQNQKQTPLRRTVADAVQSAITDAPLVDWEARRATPAPAP
- a CDS encoding DUF4349 domain-containing protein; the protein is MTIDRKHLVLPLLLALAACGAGESESAARTESVDLVSLEEAPPAQDAASSADVALSRGVESGAPQVARVRGNGEQVAEVQVLTDPAVTTTTTGTRVTDASLPVAPGSVSLDPMIIRTGTANVQVDSLDRGIAQVRALAARVGGIIGNTSIRGGTDQERHASIELRVPSQNFDAALTGLNPIGKVQNVNVTAQDVGEEYADVTARVANARRLESRLLDLLDRRTGRLEEILNLEREVARVREEIERYEGRLRYLRTRASISTLTITLHEPNAVIGTPRGERPIRDAFGIAWRNFVGLIAGLIAATGLLIPLAIVLYGAWRAWRSFRRREAERDAIYRENIRRARASAPDEPAPLP
- a CDS encoding LLM class flavin-dependent oxidoreductase, coding for MAKLKLGVVDQSPVRTGGTAADAVRETLELARITERLGYGRYWLAEHHSTNSFAGSSPAVLIARVAAETRTMRVGSGGVMLSHYSPLQVAENFRMLEALYPGRIDLGVGRAPGGDARATLALAYGRGRLGAEHFPGQVQDLIGWAADGFDDQHPWRRVRAMPRATTVPEFWLLGSGGSSALYAAENGCGYSFAQFISGQDGASLVRQYQDAFRPSPWRAAPEASVALGVICAETEGEAHRLASSLELWNRRIMRGMDRGIPSPDEAMAELGPGWRPPPLGQDGARMIAGTPAQVRDELHRVAARYAADELMIVTVTHEWRARARSYELVAEAMKE
- a CDS encoding Ig-like domain-containing protein, yielding MKRFIVFFLAAAALAACDPPTGGNAGIASVQLSPGDRTLAVNETLTLTVVVRDVNGDEPDADRRAEVEFASDNPAVATVSEDGMVTGKSPGTATITATLDDKSGTVVVNVSAAPAACSQGGAVRSLGVGEAVVLGGVTASVICLDGGTAGKEYVAVPFHSGNPGESPFSVNFDTDGTVGLNAPSLAPSPALVGGLREDDGFHARLREQSAGALGRYRDAALSMSPRRGPRDGATGPSLTLSLRSPSLGDQVTVNTALESCKNPKNVTARVVAIGERSIVLADVANPANGLTDAEYQSFAAGFDTLVYPAVTNAFGTPEDVDDNGKAIILYTKAVNQLTTPGTNSYVGGYFHPRDLFPTRDRDGLAACATTNYAEIFYMLVPDPNGSIGGTAFSRELILQSSLGTIAHEFQHLINASRRLYITETTSWNEETWLNEGLSHIAEEVLFYRASGTTPRANLSRAQVQATSRAMNAYLAYMDQNMRRYQRYLQEPSNESPYDSTEAGANDLPTRGASWAFLRYAADRRVGDDVALWRDLVDTDVIGLANLQQALGSDPREWIRDWVTSVYTDDFVATEARFQQPSWRYRSFTPFPLVTKPLTDGFSTQLASGGAAFLRFTIPPATVGTVRGLSGTNPLPSKIYVTVVRTR